In a single window of the Coffea eugenioides isolate CCC68of chromosome 3, Ceug_1.0, whole genome shotgun sequence genome:
- the LOC113766154 gene encoding putative late blight resistance protein homolog R1B-16 — protein MVSTCSIDRVLLDLELLVPNSFRYRHVPCRDRVRDAIKRMKFLKTFVMYARKWSQSNDLYLQSDDVVQKVSLPSFLSCVEDTFHKYEEDIHSLSLRSKAGKRLLKPEIQKQIELLEQEIKLLKQEIIQIYFALASSRSLQSNSWMTDDELMKFIDVILQNLADLTNGYMHRKISESSIYAALSSLEAKLTFFKSFIPFGKLRGTVDIPALLLAHFEVVALNTARLSYMCSFSEDEDLHNPEFCSMIYEQQQKITPVDFQVYEIYMDVLRATRSSKSLHDRMRDKQILNNFNDSLISRLWELLCCSSSFVDSMKDEMPILYAGLRFLRSILREQQEKMNEQNEKIGALLCEAGIIICSPSLNRVKEGEVSFLESTEVLDCCDMLANTNTHLKHFKDQISGSSVIESLPSFHSLRAPEVSKTSTHMLSKGKMPIAHEVMVGLDDEAEKVIERLVSGSKQVEIVPIVGMAGLGKTTLAKKVYNDSSVIYNFHIRLWCIVSQAYNMQNVLLQILHSDGKHSRMDDEFQNLDEHALLQKLYQKLKGNRYLVVFDDVWDIEVWNELGISFPDDKKGSRIIFTSRSSNVASQVEYGGKPHNLRPLSEKESWELLQKKVFGKEDCPQAFHGLGMEIAKKCKGLPLSIVVAAGVLATIEHDICVWEGFAESLSSTTVSDAEQCKKSMELSYEHLPYHLKACLLYFAAFREDEKICAMKLMCLWIAEGFVEKIEGERLEDIAEEYLMDLIGRNLVMVSENRSIGGVKTCYIHDLIFEFCKGEAKEKKFLQVLRGYDELSIFNEPPNLPRLSICSSEEDFIKSKLFCPYLGTLVFFDATPGRNKFKLLNISFLFCIYKHLKVLNLEGINLRLKELPTEVESLLCLRYLALTAWKMKFIPPSIANLSHLETFRLKSGEKISLPDCIWNMKKLRHVHVRRVCLPSNKNVVEILCTLHNLDTLSTLCLFRRGEENILRRIPNIRQLKIFNCWGKRRVCCDMSRLECLESLTLGGYNFSGSREHVGLSFPKNLKKLCLSNLGLSCRKMSLIEQLPNLEVLKLRQRSMDGQKWEMMEGGFPKLRVLTLEDVEVVEWIETDLDSDDYFPCLQQLKLHRISYLEMMPACLGRIPTLETIKMNVCGDGVKSLVWEIAEEQKNYGNENLKIIYGKY, from the coding sequence ATGgtctccacttgcagcatcgatCGGGTCTTACTTGATCTAGAGTTGCTGGTCCCGAACAGCTTCCGATACCGGCATGTTCCTTGCCGTGATCGTGTTCGTGATGCAATCAAACGcatgaaatttctcaaaacATTTGTTATGTATGCAAGAAAGTGGAGCCAAAGCAATGATTTGTACTTGCAATCTGACGATGTAGTGCAGAAGGTGAGTCTTCCATCTTTCTTATCTTGCGTTGAAGACACCTTTCACAAATACGAGGAGGACATTCACTCTCTTTCCCTTAGATCAAAAGCGGGTAAAAGATTACTTAAGCCAGAAATTCAGAAACAGATCGAATTActtgagcaagaaatcaaatTACTTAAGcaagaaatcatccaaatttacTTTGCTTTGGCAAGCAGCAGGTCATTGCAATCAAATTCTTGGATGACAGATGATGAACTAATGAAATTCATAGACGTCATCCTACAAAATCTAGcagatttgacaaatggctatATGCATCGCAAAATTAGTGAATCATCTATTTATGCTGCTTTGAGTTCCCTTGAAGCAAAGCTAACATTCTTCAAAAGCTTCATTCCCTTTGGCAAATTGCGAGGAACTGTAGATATTCCTGCCTTGCTGTTGGCTCACTTTGAAGTGGTGGCTTTGAACACAGCACGCCTCTCTTACATGTGTTCTTTTTCGGAAGATGAGGATCTGCACAATCCTGAGTTCTGCTCCATGATATATGAACAACAACAGAAAATCACACCTGTTGATTTTCAAGTCTACGAGATTTATATGGACGTTCTTAGAGCTACAAGATCCTCAAAATCATTGCATGATAGAATGAGGGATAAGCAGATATTGAACAACTTCAATGATTCTCTGATAAGTCGTCTCTGGGAGTTGTTATGCTGCAGCTCTAGCTTTGTGGATTCTATGAAAGATGAGATGCCAATACTCTATGCAGGACTGAGGTTTTTGAGAAGCATTTTAAGGGAGCAGCAGGAGAAGATGAATGAGCAAAACGAAAAAATTGGTGCTCTTCTTTGTGAGGCAGGCATTATAATTTGCTCGCCTTCTCTAAACAGAGTGAAGGAAGGAGAAGTTAGCTTCTTAGAATCCACAGAGGTCCTTGATTGTTGTGATATGCTGGCTAATACCAACACCCATCTCAAGCATTTTAAGGATCAGATCAGTGGCTCAAGCGTTATTGAAAGTCTTCCTTCCTTTCATAGCTTAAGAGCACCAGAAGTTAGCAAGACTTCCACCCACATGCTATCAAAAGGTAAAATGCCAATAGCCCATGAAGTCATGGTTGGTCTTGATGATGAGGCAGAAAAAGTAATTGAACGACTTGTAAGCGGATCAAAACAGGTGGAAATTGTTCCCATTGTGGGAATGGCTGGGCTTGGTAAGACAACTTTAGCcaaaaaagtttacaatgataGTTCAGTAATCTATAACTTCCACATTCGTCTTTGGTGTATAGTTTCTCAAGCCTATAACATGCAAAATGTGTTACTTCAAATTTTACACTCTGATGGCAAACATTCGAGGATGGATGATGAGTTTCAAAATCTGGATGAACATGCGTTGCTTCAAAAGCTCTACCAAAAGCTGAAGGGGAATCGGtatcttgttgtttttgatGATGTCTGGGACATTGAAGTATGGAATGAGCTGGGAATTTCATTCCCGGATGACAAGAAAGGAAGTAGAATCATCTTCACAAGTCGATCTTCTAATGTGGCTTCACAGGTTGAATATGGGGGGAAACCTCACAATCTTCGCCCACTCAGTGAGAAAGAAAGTTGGGAATTACTGCAGAAGAAGgtttttggaaaagaagattgTCCTCAAGCATTTCATGGATTGGGAATGGAGATCGCCAAAAAGTGCAAAGGATTGCCACTTTCAATTGTTGTTGCAGCTGGAGTCCTAGCAACTATAGAGCATGATATTTGTGTTTGGGAAGGATTTGCTGAAAGTTTAAGTTCAACCACGGTGTCTGATGCAGAACAATGCAAAAAGTCGATGGAGCTCAGTTATGAGCATTTACCATATCACTTGAAGGCCTGCTTGCTGTATTTTGCTGCATTTCGAGAGGATGAAAAAATTTGTGCCATGAAGTTGATGTGTCTCTGGATTGCAGAAGGGTTTGTGGAAAAAATTGAAGGAGAGAGACTGGAGGACATTGCAGAAGAATATTTGATGGACCTAATTGGTCGAAACCTAGTTATGGTAAGTGAAAACAGATCCATTGGAGGAGTCAAAACTTGTTACATTCACGATTTGATATTTGAGTTCTGTAAGGGTGAggcgaaagaaaagaaatttcttcaggTCCTGCGAGGATATGATGAGCTTTCTATCTTTAATGAACCTCCCAACCTACCTCGGTTGTCCATTTGCTCCAGTGAAGAGGATTTTATAAAGTCAAAGCTATTTTGTCCATATTTAGGTACTCTGGTATTCTTTGATGCTACTCCAGGACGTAATAAGTTTAAGTTGCTTAATATCTCCTTCCTTTTTTGCATCTACAAACATCTTAAAGTTCTGAATTTAGAGGGCATTAACCTAAGGCTGAAGGAACTCCCAACTGAAGTCGAATCACTTCTTTGTTTGAGGTACTTAGCCCTTACAGCTTGGAAAATGAAATTCATTCCCCCATCTATAGCCAATCTCTCACATTTGGAAACCTTTCGTCTAAAATCTGGTGAGAAGATTTCATTGCCAGACTGTATCTGGAACATGAAGAAGTTGAGGCATGTACATGTAAGGCGTGTTTGTCTTCCTTCCAATAAAAACGTTGTGGAAATTCTCTGCACCCTACACAATTTAGACACACTCTCTACTCTGTGTCTTTTTCGTCGAGGGGAAGAGAACATATTGAGAAGGATTCCCAATATTCGCcaacttaaaattttcaattgttgGGGAAAAAGAAGAGTGTGCTGCGACATGAGTCGACTAGAATGCCTAGAATCACTCACCTTAGGGGGCTACAACTTCTCAGGTTCACGGGAACATGTTGGGCTTTCTTTTCCcaagaatttgaaaaagttgTGTCTTTCCAACCTGGGTCTATCCTGTCGAAAAATGTCATTGATTGAACAATTACCCAATCTTGAAGTCCTCAAATTAAGACAGCGGTCAATGGACGGCCAAAAATGGGAGATGATGGAAGGAGGATTCCCTAAACTCAGGGTCTTGACGTTGGAAGATGTAGAGGTTGTGGAGTGGATAGAGACAGACCTTGACAGTGATGATTACTTCCCGTGCCTTCAGCAATTAAAACTCCACAGAATTTCTTATTTGGAAATGATGCCTGCTTGTTTAGGGCGTATACCAACTCTTGAAACCATTAAGATGAATGTTTGTGGAGATGGTGTCAAATCTTTAGTATGGGAAATTgcagaagaacagaaaaattatgGAAATGAGAATCTGAAGATCATTTATGGAAAATATTGA